One Fuerstiella marisgermanici DNA window includes the following coding sequences:
- the pilM gene encoding type IV pilus assembly protein PilM: MAETRSAWGIDIGQAGLKAVKLRRSEDGDKVRAVAFDYIPHPKILSQPDAIPQDLIAQSVETFMSRNKVGNDLVAISVPGQTSLAKFIKLPPVEPSKVAEIVRYEAKQQIPFALEEVIWDYQPIGGGVEESGFMLEAEVGLFAMKRDLVYQAMEPLTAHKAEIDLVQVAPLALYNYLSYDVLGFRLDGENNEPPDAEDYYIVLDMGADNTTLLVSNGRTIWIRNVPIGGNHFTRALTRDMKLTFAKAEHLKCNATKAPDPKAVFQAMRPVFNDYVTEIQRSIGYFGSVNRNAKIAKVIGVGNGFRMAGLQKFLQQNLKYEVKKLDEFKGATGDGVLSDPLFLDNIMTFAVPYGLALQSLKETRIRTSLLPPELVVQRVIRRKKPWAVGIAAGTMLAVGLSIFGSANVLSSVSESKWKPGHDAVSTFQGVISSNESAYGSAKSKHESNKKEIADLTAPLAKRELWVELIKSVYEALPQDTGDALDESDPSLQRRLRIESFTQKKVADVAEWHTALAEGGMKEDFFDAADQETAPTGEGYIITLRGHHFYNNDEVIKDFRKLGRNFVKDTLVSNLHQWTLDKDGSPDSKIPVGQMGISHALVVDSIDIKDVPYNPNQRIGGPAGGRMTMGGGMMEGMEGGMSPGMGGMGMSSPGMGMSGPGMGGGGYASGMGGYGDEMSSGGGIAYPGSGGVGGNRGQSTAPLDKLTEDKNEVQYLTKTDFVVQFAWVPIPVDAREAQPPTAGADGDASAAE; this comes from the coding sequence ATGGCGGAAACTCGCAGTGCCTGGGGCATCGACATTGGTCAGGCCGGACTGAAAGCCGTCAAACTGCGTCGCAGCGAAGATGGTGACAAAGTCCGAGCCGTCGCGTTCGATTACATTCCTCATCCGAAAATTCTGAGTCAGCCGGATGCAATCCCGCAGGATTTGATTGCTCAGTCTGTTGAAACATTCATGTCGCGCAATAAGGTCGGCAACGACCTCGTGGCGATCAGTGTTCCCGGGCAGACCTCGCTGGCCAAGTTCATCAAGCTGCCACCGGTAGAGCCAAGCAAGGTGGCCGAAATTGTTCGGTACGAAGCCAAGCAACAGATTCCGTTCGCTCTGGAAGAAGTGATCTGGGATTACCAGCCGATCGGTGGCGGAGTGGAAGAAAGCGGCTTCATGCTGGAAGCCGAAGTCGGTCTGTTCGCGATGAAACGCGATCTGGTCTACCAGGCCATGGAACCGTTGACGGCTCACAAAGCCGAAATCGATCTGGTGCAGGTCGCTCCGCTGGCGCTGTACAACTATTTGTCCTATGACGTGCTCGGTTTTCGGCTCGACGGTGAAAACAATGAACCGCCGGATGCGGAAGACTATTACATCGTGCTGGACATGGGAGCCGACAACACGACTCTGCTTGTGTCTAACGGCAGAACGATCTGGATTCGCAACGTCCCCATTGGCGGCAATCACTTCACTCGTGCATTAACGCGCGATATGAAGCTGACGTTCGCCAAGGCCGAACACCTGAAATGCAACGCAACGAAGGCTCCTGATCCCAAGGCCGTCTTCCAGGCGATGCGACCTGTGTTTAACGACTACGTGACCGAAATTCAGCGGTCGATCGGCTACTTCGGCAGCGTGAACCGCAACGCGAAGATTGCGAAGGTGATCGGCGTCGGCAACGGTTTCCGCATGGCGGGGTTGCAGAAGTTTCTGCAGCAGAACCTGAAGTACGAAGTCAAAAAACTGGATGAGTTCAAAGGAGCGACCGGGGACGGTGTGCTGAGTGACCCGCTGTTTCTGGACAACATCATGACCTTTGCCGTGCCATACGGTCTGGCGTTGCAGTCGCTGAAGGAAACTCGAATCCGCACTTCGCTGTTGCCGCCGGAATTGGTGGTTCAGCGAGTGATTCGCAGGAAGAAGCCGTGGGCTGTGGGCATTGCGGCTGGCACGATGCTGGCGGTCGGTCTATCCATCTTCGGCAGTGCAAACGTGCTTAGTTCTGTCAGTGAATCAAAGTGGAAGCCGGGCCATGACGCGGTTTCAACCTTTCAAGGCGTGATCAGTTCGAACGAATCCGCCTACGGGTCGGCCAAATCGAAACATGAATCAAACAAGAAGGAAATCGCCGACCTGACGGCGCCGTTGGCCAAACGAGAACTCTGGGTGGAGCTTATTAAGTCCGTCTACGAAGCATTGCCGCAGGATACTGGCGATGCTTTGGATGAATCTGACCCAAGTTTGCAGCGTCGTCTGCGCATTGAGAGTTTCACGCAGAAGAAAGTCGCGGACGTGGCTGAATGGCATACCGCGTTAGCCGAAGGCGGTATGAAGGAAGACTTCTTTGATGCGGCAGATCAGGAAACGGCTCCGACCGGTGAAGGTTACATCATCACGCTGCGAGGCCATCACTTCTATAACAATGACGAGGTCATCAAAGACTTTCGAAAGCTCGGCCGCAACTTCGTAAAGGACACGTTGGTCTCCAACCTGCATCAGTGGACGCTGGACAAAGACGGGAGCCCGGATTCAAAGATTCCGGTGGGGCAGATGGGTATCAGTCATGCTCTCGTGGTGGATTCGATCGACATCAAAGATGTTCCTTATAACCCCAATCAAAGAATCGGCGGCCCTGCTGGCGGTAGGATGACGATGGGTGGTGGCATGATGGAAGGCATGGAGGGCGGCATGAGCCCAGGCATGGGCGGCATGGGAATGAGTAGCCCCGGCATGGGAATGAGTGGCCCCGGTATGGGAGGCGGTGGATATGCAAGTGGAATGGGCGGCTACGGGGACGAAATGTCGAGTGGCGGTGGAATTGCTTATCCGGGCAGTGGTGGCGTAGGTGGCAACCGTGGTCAGAGTACCGCACCGTTGGATAAGTTGACTGAAGATAAAAACGAGGTTCAGTATCTAACGAAGACAGACTTTGTCGTTCAGTTCGCCTGGGTTCCGATTCCGGTGGACGCCCGTGAAGCTCAGCCACCCACTGCAGGTGCCGACGGAGATGCTTCGGCAGCTGAGTGA
- a CDS encoding FHA domain-containing protein: MFGQLIPAGGGQPIPLLKESIIVGRSAKCDVHVPHNAVSGRHCQLKRKNGYWWVIDLDSRNGTGINGTRVRTKRILPNEILCVPKMRFRIVYKAPHAEEASTAQQSEESNLALSVLNEPSSGDGDSAAAGSTASRSTIVKASSALTEGGKQKSTLQKMKPKTERSRPDKTSATSSDPNSRTPAGTAPPVAASGSPSKTPSSDNAVRRYLGKLVPRGGGDPIALLDPKLVVGRSRDTDIRLKTGSVSSRHCMLTHEEGYWFVEDLGSSNGVRVNGERIERKLLMPGDKLSISSQKFNIEYEPEGPIPMDRHIPTKSLLDKAGLSSILESDDAPAWLTSHESNEEDVPRKYTLGEDDP; the protein is encoded by the coding sequence ATGTTCGGACAATTGATCCCCGCGGGCGGCGGACAACCGATACCACTTCTCAAAGAATCGATCATTGTTGGACGATCCGCTAAGTGCGATGTGCACGTACCACACAACGCTGTCTCCGGGCGCCATTGCCAGCTAAAACGCAAAAACGGCTACTGGTGGGTCATTGATCTCGACAGCCGCAACGGCACCGGCATCAACGGAACTCGCGTTCGCACCAAACGTATCCTGCCCAACGAAATCCTGTGCGTGCCCAAAATGCGGTTTCGAATCGTGTACAAAGCGCCGCACGCCGAAGAAGCTTCGACGGCGCAACAGTCGGAAGAAAGCAACCTGGCCCTGAGCGTTCTGAACGAACCGAGTTCCGGTGACGGCGATTCTGCCGCCGCTGGGTCCACAGCCAGTCGGTCAACAATCGTCAAAGCCAGCAGCGCACTCACTGAAGGTGGCAAGCAAAAGTCCACGCTTCAAAAAATGAAGCCGAAAACGGAGCGTTCCCGGCCCGATAAAACCTCGGCCACCAGCAGCGATCCCAACAGCCGAACGCCAGCGGGCACGGCACCACCTGTTGCCGCCTCCGGGTCGCCGTCTAAAACGCCGTCGTCGGACAATGCTGTCCGTCGTTATCTGGGCAAACTGGTTCCTCGAGGCGGCGGCGATCCCATCGCCCTGCTTGACCCCAAGCTGGTTGTCGGCCGCAGTCGAGATACGGACATCCGACTAAAAACCGGGTCTGTATCTTCGCGCCACTGCATGCTGACTCACGAAGAAGGCTACTGGTTTGTGGAAGACCTCGGCAGCAGCAATGGCGTTCGTGTTAATGGTGAGCGGATTGAACGCAAACTGCTGATGCCAGGGGACAAGCTGTCTATTTCAAGTCAGAAGTTCAATATCGAATACGAACCTGAGGGGCCGATCCCCATGGATCGCCACATTCCAACAAAAAGCCTGCTGGACAAAGCGGGACTTAGCAGCATTCTGGAATCCGATGACGCCCCCGCATGGCTCACATCGCACGAAAGCAACGAAGAAGACGTGCCTCGGAAGTACACACTTGGTGAAGACGATCCTTAA